GGCCAGGTCCACTACTTCGCCAGCCCGGGCGTCGACGAGCTCACGATGGACGACTACATCACGTCGCAGTACCCGTATGGATACAAGACGCTGTGGTTCAAGACGTTCTTCTACAACGTCCTGTCGCGCGACGACGGCAAGACCTGGAGCACGCCGTGGGTCGTCGACGACCCGAAGGTCTACCGCGTGCCGCGGCCCCAGGTCGCGCGGACGAAGCGCTCGACGACTCGCTGAACTGGAGCGGAGCGCCTCGAAAAAACACAGGACCCCCGCCCTCGCGGACGGGGGTCCTGCGCCCTGCTTCTTCACCATCCCTGCTCCGTCCCGACGACCGGCCGGCGACCGTCTTCAGTGACGGTCCACCACGCCGTGCGGCGGAACGATTTCGTCGTGCGGTCCCCCGCCCGCGGCATTCCCCGGCGGGGAGCGCCGCATTGGGTCAGGGAGCGTCGATCGGTTGCGCATACTGCGGTCCGGCGGGCTTGCCCGCCGCGGGTTGTCCCGGAGTCGGCGCCGACGGGGCTCCACTGTTCATACCCTTGGGCCTGAGGTTGGAAGACGCCGCGCCGGGAGCCGCCGTCGGGACGGTGCCCGCCGGTTTGGCCCCGCCACAGCCCGCAGCCAGCGCGGCGGTCACGAGAACCGTTCCCACTGCCAGACGACACGAATCGACCATGGTTGCTTTCCTGGAAGAAGGAGACGAGAACCTGCCCCGCTGACGGTCAGTCGAGAGTGACGTTGTCACTGTCCTGGGCACCGCACAACGACACCCAGGTGCCGTAGGCGGTCGACGGCGACAGGGGGCGCACCGAGCCGTCTCCGAACAGCGTCATCATCAGGTTGGCCGCGTGCATGCTGCTCGGCAGGCCCCACGAGAAACCCTTGCCGTTGGTGCCGCAGTTCTCGCCGGCGGTGTTGCCGCAGCAGTTGCCGTTCGTGCCGTCCGGGCAGAACCCGAAGTCGGCGTAGAACGGCGCGTGGCCCCACGTCATCCCGGTCCAGCCGTTGCCGGCGTTGCCCGCACCCCAGTCGATGAAGCCGCCGGCCGTCTCCTGCATGAAGATCGTCTTGCTCGTGCCGTCGCTGACGGCCGACAGCTTCACGCCGACGGCCGGCACCTTCAGGTACATTCCGGGGCTGGTCGTCGAGGAGGTGTTGGTCTTGTCGCTGTACTGGAACGGGCCGATGTACTGGCGCAAGGCCACGTCGGTGATTAAGCCACGGTTGAAGAGGTAGTCGGTCAACGCGAGGCCGTCGACGGCGACCGGGGTCGATGCCCGGCTGTAGATGTAGAAGCTGTA
The Planctomycetota bacterium genome window above contains:
- a CDS encoding DUF1559 domain-containing protein; its protein translation is MNAFDRLHAGSRRRGFTLVELLVVIAIIGTLVGLLLPAVQAAREAARRSACTNNMKQLGLGILNYESNNKTLPPGADQRFNGVHWRLLPYMEETNTHATFDNGQISTTASWWASGVAWNVPRASSPPQGRFGVSKPTVPSFLCPSSFSTNNASAINSVIQITAVGYGNVDFRANLVGAGSGLGSSPMYSFYIYSRASTPVAVDGLALTDYLFNRGLITDVALRQYIGPFQYSDKTNTSSTTSPGMYLKVPAVGVKLSAVSDGTSKTIFMQETAGGFIDWGAGNAGNGWTGMTWGHAPFYADFGFCPDGTNGNCCGNTAGENCGTNGKGFSWGLPSSMHAANLMMTLFGDGSVRPLSPSTAYGTWVSLCGAQDSDNVTLD